In the Sinomonas cyclohexanicum genome, TCCATAGATCAGTCGTGACGTCACACCGGAAGCCTAGACCGCAGCGACTTCACGAGCGGACGGCTCGCGGCGTGCGCCGCGGCGGCCACCGCGAACGCCGCGGGGGCGGCGATCCAGCCGACGCCGACGAACTCGGTGTGGGCCAGCACTCCGGCCAGGCACAGGAGCGGGTAGTGCCACAGGTAGACCTCGTAGCTGATCCTGCCCACATACGTCAGAGGCCGCAGCGAGAGCACGCGGCGGATCGGGCCGTCCGGGCCGCGCAGGATCGCGAAGATCAGCAGGAGCGTCCCGCCCGCGGCAGCGAGGGTGTCGACTGTGGAGAGCGGGAAGAGGGACGAGCGGACCACGGAGAAGGCGATGAGCGCCAGGCCGGCCGGGCCGTGCCACGGCCGCGCCGTGGCGGACGAGCGGTGCAGCCACACGGCGAGCGCGCACCCGGCCATGAGGCCGCAGGCACGCAGGATGAATGACATGTGCCCCGTTGCCGTCTCCAGGGCGAGCGCGGCCGCGGCGAGGGCCCCGGCGGCCGTGCAGGCGACCGCGAAGGTGCGGCGCTTCCGGCGGCCCTGGACCGTCCGGGCCCCGCGCACCAGCAGGACAAGGGCAATCGGCCACAGGAAGTAGAACCACTCCTCGAGCCCGAGCGTCCACGTGTGGGCGTAGGCGGAGAGGACGTCACCGCCGGACTCGGCGCCGATCGGCATGAGGTAGAACAGGGCCATCACGGAGCCCCATGCGGCGTTGCCGAGGCCCATGAGGAGCGCGACCGGGACGAACACGACCGCCAGCATCATCAGGAGCGGGGGGTAGAGGCGGACGGCGCGGCGGACGTAGAACCGGCGCAGGGAGATGCCGCCGCGCGCATCGTGCTCCTCGAGGAGGAGCGTGGTGATGAGGAAGCCCGAGAGGGCGAAGAACACGTCGACGCCGCCTGCTCCTCCGAAATGGAGCGGCATGACGGCGTGGTAGGCGACCACGAGGGTGATCGCGAGAGCACGGATCCCGTCGAGCGCCGGAATGTGGCCCAGACCGTCCGTGCGGGGGCGGGTCGGCGC is a window encoding:
- a CDS encoding acyltransferase family protein, which codes for MTVTGTVRTAAPTRPRTDGLGHIPALDGIRALAITLVVAYHAVMPLHFGGAGGVDVFFALSGFLITTLLLEEHDARGGISLRRFYVRRAVRLYPPLLMMLAVVFVPVALLMGLGNAAWGSVMALFYLMPIGAESGGDVLSAYAHTWTLGLEEWFYFLWPIALVLLVRGARTVQGRRKRRTFAVACTAAGALAAAALALETATGHMSFILRACGLMAGCALAVWLHRSSATARPWHGPAGLALIAFSVVRSSLFPLSTVDTLAAAGGTLLLIFAILRGPDGPIRRVLSLRPLTYVGRISYEVYLWHYPLLCLAGVLAHTEFVGVGWIAAPAAFAVAAAAHAASRPLVKSLRSRLPV